The proteins below are encoded in one region of Rhodopirellula halodulae:
- the trpC gene encoding indole-3-glycerol phosphate synthase TrpC, whose amino-acid sequence MTILDDILVKTRDVIARDKASIAPAELSAAVKDLPPCKDFHGSLAATDRVRLIAEVKRASPSAGLIREDFDPPTIARDYESGGAACISVLTDEPFFQGSLDYLRQVRSAVELPILRKDFIVDPYQLLQARQAGADAVLLIAECLSPQQLIELDEQASELGLQTLIELFEPENLDAVLATKTRLVGINNRDLRTFKTDLQHCVRLATDIPSDRLIVGESGIRTADDVAALKAGGIKAILVGESLMRKPDIEAATRELLS is encoded by the coding sequence ATGACCATTCTCGACGACATCCTGGTCAAAACCCGCGACGTCATCGCGCGAGACAAAGCTTCGATCGCCCCGGCTGAACTGTCGGCGGCGGTGAAGGATTTGCCGCCCTGCAAAGACTTTCACGGTTCACTCGCGGCAACCGATCGAGTTCGCTTGATCGCCGAGGTCAAACGAGCCAGCCCGTCCGCGGGATTGATCCGAGAGGACTTTGATCCGCCGACGATCGCTCGCGACTATGAGTCAGGCGGAGCCGCGTGCATCAGCGTTCTCACGGATGAACCGTTCTTTCAAGGTTCGCTCGATTACCTGCGACAGGTCCGTTCCGCGGTGGAGCTTCCGATCCTACGGAAGGACTTCATCGTCGATCCTTATCAACTGTTGCAAGCACGCCAGGCGGGTGCCGATGCGGTGCTTTTGATTGCCGAATGTCTCTCGCCACAGCAACTGATTGAGCTGGACGAACAAGCCTCTGAGTTGGGTCTGCAAACGCTGATCGAACTTTTCGAACCGGAGAACCTGGACGCCGTTCTCGCGACCAAGACTCGTTTGGTGGGAATCAACAATCGAGACCTGCGAACATTCAAGACCGATCTGCAACACTGCGTGCGTCTTGCCACCGACATCCCCAGCGATCGTTTGATTGTCGGCGAAAGCGGGATCCGTACCGCAGACGACGTGGCCGCATTGAAAGCCGGCGGCATCAAAGCCATTCTCGTTGGCGAATCGTTGATGCGGAAACCGGACATTGAAGCCGCCACGCGAGAATTGCTCTCCTGA
- the purH gene encoding bifunctional phosphoribosylaminoimidazolecarboxamide formyltransferase/IMP cyclohydrolase: MSDVVPVRNALISVSDKMGLTDFAAGLSAAGVTIYSTGGTRAHLEQSGIEVEDVAEYTGFPEMLNGRVKTLHPRIFAGILARRDLDDHMDTIADHDIEPFDLVVVNLYPFAATVSRPGATRGECIEQIDIGGPSLVRAAAKNHGDVAIATSPEQYGEILDQLENMGGTTDELRTQLAAEAFDHTAGYDRAIADYMQGDSVGGEFPASMHVSLRRKTQLRYGENPHQRAALYTDSSDRSANLVSARQISGKELSYNNLLDLDAALDIARSFAEPAVSVIKHNNPCGAATGETLSDAVDKAMAGDPLSAFGSVIGMNRTVDEATAEFLCQPGLFIEAIVAPDFEAGAVGLLTTKPRWKDNVRLMQVGRLDEATRQISRRFISGGMLVQDADRMVSSPLQWKTVTETPVDDDLWDDISFGWEMVRHVKSNAIVLAKDTSLIGVGAGQMSRVDSVEISINKAGERSDGAILASDAFFPFPDSIEAAAKAGVLAIIQPGGSRRDDEVVAACDEHEIAMVFTGRRHFKH, encoded by the coding sequence GTGTCAGATGTCGTCCCCGTCCGAAACGCATTGATCAGTGTCAGCGACAAGATGGGTCTGACCGATTTTGCAGCTGGACTGTCCGCCGCCGGAGTCACGATCTACAGCACCGGTGGGACGCGAGCCCATTTGGAGCAATCCGGCATCGAAGTCGAAGACGTCGCAGAGTACACGGGGTTTCCCGAGATGCTCAACGGCCGAGTCAAAACCCTGCATCCGCGAATTTTCGCTGGGATTCTGGCTCGGCGTGATTTGGACGATCACATGGATACGATCGCCGATCACGACATCGAACCGTTCGATTTGGTCGTTGTGAATTTGTATCCATTCGCTGCCACCGTCAGTCGTCCGGGTGCGACCCGAGGCGAATGCATCGAACAGATCGACATCGGCGGACCAAGCTTGGTGCGAGCCGCAGCGAAGAATCATGGCGACGTCGCGATCGCCACCAGCCCGGAACAGTACGGCGAGATCCTGGACCAGCTCGAGAACATGGGCGGCACCACGGACGAATTGCGAACCCAATTGGCGGCGGAAGCTTTCGACCACACGGCTGGCTACGACCGAGCCATCGCGGATTACATGCAGGGCGATTCGGTCGGCGGCGAGTTCCCCGCATCGATGCACGTGTCGCTGCGACGCAAAACCCAATTGCGATACGGTGAGAACCCTCACCAGCGCGCCGCTCTGTACACCGATTCGTCGGATCGTTCTGCCAACCTAGTTTCGGCTCGCCAGATCAGCGGTAAGGAACTGTCGTACAACAACCTGTTGGACCTCGACGCGGCACTGGACATCGCTCGCAGTTTCGCCGAACCAGCCGTCTCGGTCATCAAACACAACAACCCGTGCGGTGCCGCCACCGGCGAAACGCTGTCCGATGCGGTCGACAAAGCCATGGCGGGTGACCCACTGTCCGCCTTTGGTTCGGTCATCGGCATGAACCGAACCGTGGACGAAGCCACGGCGGAATTCCTTTGCCAGCCAGGCTTGTTCATCGAAGCCATCGTGGCCCCCGACTTTGAAGCCGGTGCAGTCGGTTTGCTGACCACCAAACCTCGTTGGAAAGACAACGTTCGTTTGATGCAGGTCGGGCGTTTGGACGAAGCAACCCGCCAAATTTCCCGACGATTCATCAGCGGCGGCATGCTGGTTCAAGATGCTGATCGAATGGTCAGCTCACCACTGCAATGGAAAACGGTCACGGAAACCCCCGTCGACGATGACTTGTGGGACGACATCTCTTTCGGTTGGGAAATGGTCCGTCATGTCAAAAGCAACGCGATTGTCTTGGCAAAAGACACCTCGCTGATCGGTGTGGGCGCGGGACAGATGAGCCGCGTGGATAGTGTTGAAATCTCGATCAACAAAGCCGGCGAGCGTTCCGACGGAGCGATCTTGGCGTCGGATGCTTTCTTCCCCTTCCCCGATTCGATCGAAGCCGCCGCCAAAGCCGGTGTGCTGGCGATCATCCAACCCGGCGGTTCGCGTCGTGATGACGAAGTCGTTGCCGCTTGCGATGAACATGAAATCGCAATGGTCTTCACCGGCCGCCGTCACTTCAAACACTGA
- the hisF gene encoding imidazole glycerol phosphate synthase subunit HisF, whose translation MLSARVIPCLDVHGGRVVKGTNFVNLRDAGDPVEVARRYEAEGADELVFLDITASHEERAILLDVVRRTAEQVFMPLTVGGGVRTVDDVRALLSAGCDKVSINSSAVTNPDFIRQAADRFGRQCIVVNIDPKRVQKNGEEFWEVHINGGRKPTGLQAVEWAKRVEELGAGEIVLTSMDADGTCDGYDIPITRAVSEAVKIPVVASGGAGHPDHLVEAIRDGKADAVLAASIFHFGTHPIGETKQHMAAAGIPVRMPAEPFAA comes from the coding sequence ATGCTTTCCGCTCGCGTCATTCCCTGCCTCGATGTTCACGGCGGCCGAGTCGTCAAAGGCACCAACTTTGTCAATCTTCGCGATGCGGGGGATCCGGTCGAGGTGGCTCGTCGCTACGAAGCGGAGGGTGCGGACGAGCTGGTCTTTTTGGACATCACCGCCAGCCACGAGGAACGGGCGATCTTGCTGGACGTGGTTCGGCGAACGGCGGAGCAAGTCTTCATGCCGCTGACCGTCGGTGGTGGCGTTCGAACCGTCGATGATGTGCGAGCGTTGCTGTCCGCCGGATGTGACAAGGTTTCGATCAACTCCTCGGCGGTCACCAATCCGGACTTCATTCGCCAAGCGGCCGATCGATTTGGACGCCAATGCATCGTGGTGAACATCGACCCGAAACGAGTCCAGAAGAACGGCGAGGAATTCTGGGAAGTGCACATCAACGGCGGTCGCAAACCAACCGGATTGCAGGCGGTCGAATGGGCCAAACGCGTCGAGGAGCTGGGAGCGGGTGAAATCGTGCTGACCAGCATGGACGCCGATGGTACCTGCGACGGGTATGACATTCCCATCACGCGAGCGGTCAGCGAAGCGGTGAAGATCCCCGTCGTGGCCAGTGGCGGCGCGGGACATCCGGATCACTTAGTCGAGGCCATTCGCGACGGGAAAGCCGACGCGGTTCTGGCCGCCAGCATTTTTCACTTCGGCACCCACCCCATCGGAGAGACGAAACAGCACATGGCCGCGGCCGGGATTCCGGTCCGCATGCCCGCGGAACCTTTTGCCGCATGA
- a CDS encoding DUF721 domain-containing protein, translated as MGPRRPNQPPPKLVEEKSSGPRAIGSLISQLMSRRGYASVGAESALTSTIQSAVDSQIANSFRVGKLQRGVLMIYAVDSVVMQELTFQKRRILKKLAKEHPQAKINDLRFKVQAE; from the coding sequence ATGGGACCGCGTCGCCCCAACCAGCCGCCTCCGAAATTGGTCGAGGAGAAATCCAGCGGCCCGAGGGCGATTGGCAGTCTGATCTCTCAATTGATGAGCCGCCGCGGGTACGCTTCCGTGGGTGCCGAATCGGCACTCACCAGCACCATCCAATCCGCCGTCGATTCACAAATCGCGAATTCGTTCCGAGTCGGCAAACTGCAGCGAGGCGTGTTGATGATCTACGCCGTTGACAGCGTCGTGATGCAGGAGCTGACGTTTCAGAAACGACGGATTTTGAAAAAGCTGGCCAAGGAACACCCGCAGGCCAAGATCAATGATCTGCGGTTCAAAGTTCAAGCGGAATAG